ACCTAAAAAGACGGAGACCGCATGAAACTTTTAGTAAACTATATACTGTATTACTAATAGACGTCGTGAAAACTCAGATTAGGCGTTATGTTATACATGTATAAATGTTAGTTAAAGAGTGTTTTTGTACATATATGTAGTTTCAAacttgattgaaagtgacaaaacactataaTCAAAGCCTACataacgtttattagtaagacagatACATTATCACTTCTCATATccaaaaaataagttaataacattattttcagcTTGCAAGTATGACTATCTCACTATTTCATAGGCTATAGAAAAGGACAGCACTATTTCTGAAAAACGGGCAATCACAACTGGCGTATAAGtatacatatacacataataatcatgtattttaagaatttatacTTATTCTTAATAACTAGTGTAGATATTCTTTATTAAAGCTTTATTTCTCTTCATTATCTTTtggcacaaatagttgtttactATCTGGCAAGTTTAGTTAAGTAGTCGTTTGTCGCTGACCGATGGTTTAATGGTTTTCAATAAGCTATCTTCAATCAAAGTAAGTAACCGCCAGTAGAAATCGAGATGAAATCGTAGATATTGTTAGTTCATACGGTATATAGATATGGACCTTTATGAAGCCGACACATACCGATGATATTTactcgttattttttattaccgaGCTACTTTATAATAGTGTAGGTATACAACAACTTAATTTTTGTTTAGAGGCTTATCCCTTATCGACGATAGGTTATAGAAAACCGTAGGACATAATAAGGCCAGCTTTGAATGTATATCATCTGCTGGGTATCATCACATAATGTAAGTTagtcattaaattttataagtcacattttaatatattcacaaacatttgACAGATCAATGTGTGGAGATTTATAACAAGATCGTATAATTAAGTATGGTTACCTTACCGGGTGGATCTTTATCTACCAGATAAGGCTAACCGACACTTTATGAGATTTAGACATAGGATTCTAAACAGGGacattcaaacatttttatattacaacacCATGTTTTACTGAATTATCTTCCTAACCGAAAGATTAGTAAAATTTCATCCAAGCTGCTTTAATTGCGAATTaactatattgtaaatataatacttttgcTTCCTAGTGATAAATCTAGTTATCGTAGGAAAGAGGATTTACTATACATTGTATACttcataatacttttataattgTTCTATGTCAGCTACAAAAATCCAccatattgtttataaaattcacACTAAAATTAAACTTTCGTGAAAACCTCTTCAGTTCATACCTTTTGAAATACTGTGCTATATTATGTACTACAAAATTTTGagcataattttatcaatttcaaGAATACAAATGGTATAAACGGCACCAGTCTAGACTAGGGGTCTATATTTGGATAATTTCCCCCTTCATAACAACTTGACGAAATGTTGGTATTTTCTTTGAAGTATAGAGGATTCTCATAgctgacaataattttattgtagctAATAGGAAGACTAAGGAAGAATTTGTTAAAATAGGACGGAATAGTTATAACACGTTTTAGCACTACATACAATCGGAATAGGACGACAAGCATATAGTAcaatttatatagatatttaatttcatGTTGTTAGGTATATCTTTGATTGCATCATTAATATGTACTACACAATAATATGGCTCAAATTTTACACTTGAATGAATGACGGACTATAGTTAAGTAAATCGTAGCTTTCATAAATTCATTTTTCTTTCATGCAtgttagaaaatttatttttcttttacaaaagtCGGACTTAAAATGACCAATATTTGAGAACAGAGAATTGCGTATATCTGTGTTATATAAGTCccattcataataatttgcCTCAATAATATTTGAGTACACAGATCACTAAAAGTCTGATTTAAAGTGGTTATTTCATTGATGCATAAGTCATTAGCATTTCGTGTTTTTAATACACTTATGTCCAATATCAAAGTGATTATTAGTCCACAGTATAAGTCCAATATCAAAAATTGATTTCAATGCCGTGTCTCCATCACACTAGTCCTCAAAACTGGTTGTCCCACTGGTACCTGGGCAGCGAGAAGGGCGCGTGTCAGTCGCGCTGGTCGCGCGCGTCGGGCGGCAGCACGGTGAGCGTGACGCGCGCGCCGGAGCGCTTGATGAGCGCCACGACCTCGGGGTGCGGCACGTTGCGGATGGGCGCGTGTCAGTCGCGCTGGTCGCGCGCGTCGGGCGGCAGCACGGTGAGCGTGACGCGCGCGCCGGAGCGCTTGATGAGCGCCACGACCTCGGGGTGCGGCACGTTGCGGATGGGCGCGCCGTTGATGGCCACGATGGTGTCGCCCACGTGCAGGTAGCCGCAGCGCGCCGCCGGCGAGTTGGGGATCAGTTGCCCTGGGAAAGACGAAGCAATTTATAATTGCTAGCTAGAGAATCGTAAAGGTTATTCGATGTGTGTGACTATTGTCACATTAGATTGTGGCATTACGATCAAACTTAAAACTCCTGTATGCAGAGAAAAGTCAAACCCacacttattattataagaattcaGTAAAGACAAAGTAATTGCAAAATTGGTTACAGAAAGACCTTGATTCTTGTTTTGAGAACGATTTATTCTATTCTAAAGTATAAATGAGTTGAGTTATGATGAGATGAGaatgaattattattgattatggCGTTACTGCACGGACCACATcttaacaaaaaagaaacaatacattaagattaaaaacataataatattgtcagaTATAACATGAGAATGTGAagctttaaaaaacaaacttaccGATAGTACTAGTAGCTTTGTTAGCCGATGAAATCACAACAAAGCCGAATCCCTCGCCTTCGTTCCTCGTCACTGTTACATCATAAGGTACCGATGCCCATCCACCGGTCGCCGTATCGTATTGTACACCATACctatagaattttaaatagaacTATAGTTCGTTCAagatctttatatatataattcttctgtaaggttgtatgtcactgaacttgtcttcaacgactggaccgatttttattaatttttttgtgtgtgttcaaggggatctgagaatggtttagattcacaattttttccgctggacaatgtttttttatttaatttttatggcaaaacaatgtttgccgggtcagctagtactcttataaagttaaagttaagaAAATTCGTGATCGGCAGTCGCTTTTACTGCCACAGGcagttatattattagtacataAGAACTTGGCTTGTCTAAATCATAAAAGAAAGTTATATagtaatttaacttattattgtaagttatatactaataattcacattttgatattataatctgacgacataatatatttatcggACGAGAAACTATCAAATAGCTATAAACCTTTCACAAATGTCATTTTAAGCAAGTAAATAGTGTTTGGGGGTAGAATATACGGGCAATtattacttaacattttttatgatcTCTGCGAACCCCTAcgggaaggcgtgattttgaCATTATGTATTTAGACATTATTTACTGTTGCATGCAGTTGTTAATACTCACATGGGTACATGCGCGGCGGGAGGGTACATGGGAGCAGGGTGAAGAATATTGTACTGAACTGGCGGGATGTGATGCATTGATGGCTCCGCGCTGTAAGGCAGTGTAAAAATACGTcaggatattttatatttttgtatagactatcaatgatttgatttagttttaatgtTTCTGATTAACATGTGTTAAGGTTTAGTAGTTTAAAaggataaaatatgaaataagaTTCATAAATTAggataatgaaataaaagtacctatttaatttaatcttttATATCTAACTTACGTAAGCAAAGGTTGGTGCGGTAATGGCGCCACCATCGTGGGTAGTCCTAATGGCTGAATGTCGGCACGATTGTGTCTCACACCTAAAGTTACctgtaataaataaacgataATTTAACCACTAGctctttaatattatacatctatatattgtatggttagtggtcaacctagtatcaaagttgtacaagccgcctgaaaggcctttgatatggcttaacgactgttatctttcttagcccacagatcgtttaccgatcggtgagcacaactggctatgagcgtcaCAAATTATATAATAGCTTAGGTAATAGAGCTTTAGTCCTCATACAAAATCGGTTTCTTAACTTAAGCTTAAATTTTataggtttgttttgtttatatttttattaattactttttcttaTAAACATTAATAGAACAAAGTAAATACTTACATGTCCTCTAGAAGCAGCTTGGCAGACATACGAGACAGCTCTCGTATGTGTCGCACCTGCTAATGGTATGCCGTCCACTGATGTGAGAAGATCTCCTGGCCGTAGTAGACCATCGGCTGGACCACCTGGACACATAAAAGAATTAATGATCATAATATAGTTAGGAGAAAACTAATACAGATATTAATGCGTGCATGTAAGGTATACGTAACTCGTGCGTGCACGCAATTACGGGTTATACTACGGTGacgtaaaatatgtttttttgttgcttttaaCTTAAGTGAGATTTTATAGAAATTCACATTCCTCATCATTGCTTATAACATAAAGACAGATTTGTATTCAGTCACAAGCCAACATGTGGCATTAAACTTTTAAGCTTTAATAAAACCCGTTATTAATTGAGTTTACAACAAATAGTTaagatttacttatttctaaacCATAATATGTAAGATTCGTGTCTAGATTATTTGTTATAGGCAACTTACCCGGCACTACATATCCGACGGCCACCCGGCTACCATCCTCCGTGCCGCCCACGATACGAAAGCCGAAGCCCGCGGCGCCACGAGCGAGCCGAACTACTACGTCTGCTGAAGGATCCTTACCACCACCGCCTGACACCTGACGTataaaaaattttaatattagatgctaataaaataaatgaataacatttgaaaaggactggtcggatcttgccgccgaTAGGGGAGATTTGGAAGAGaagggggaggcctttgcccagcagtgggacactcaaacaggctaaggaaGAGAAAAATACAACGCAACCGTTTCTAAACGTGTTTACTGGTAGCAcaattacatgtattttttacttgtttCACACGGTTTACAAAAGGATGTTTCGTCCTATCTACAAACTAACCTTTCGAATCCATAATAGCGAGACCTAGAATTATTAGGAATCacattaacgtttttaaaatatctttgaacTCGACGAATAAGCTAAAGTAGTGAAGACGATTTAGTTTcaatgtttaataattaaaatcatttcaagctgatttaaaaaaaattacccaaaaaataaattgaatttaattatttattcaagtttacAGTTGAACAACAAATCGCTTATAACGTTATACTAAATTTACAATATCAATTATACTATGTCATaaatacagaataaataattataagtaggtacgttATTATACTTACTTGTGGATAGTTAGCGACGTATAACGTATTTGGTTGAGCCATTGATTCTCCTTCTAAGCAAGACGGGGACTGCCGTGACGGAGATGTTTCTCGTAACCTGACAacattaccattttttttatctgctGAAACTAATCGTATAAGGCGTATACAGGCTGAAACTAATCGCGTAATGTGTGTTGTATGTTATGATTTTGTTTGACTTAATACTTTGTTTCCAAAAtgggattttattttatattttttcgcaAGCAAACATCTTTACATACAAATCAGTAAAGATGATTATTACCTGAGTGGTGAAGACTTTATTCTGCTATTAGAAGAGTTGTTAGACGGTGATTGGCTTTGTCGAGTAGACGGTGAGTTGGCCAGTAATCTGTCCGTCGCGCTGTTGTTAGACGGCGAGTGACTTCTGAGACGAcctagaataaataataatataagttgcTAAAGTATATTCAGACACGACTTGTACGGCATTGTACGCTTGACTCATGAGTCCACTAAAGAGTAATAGGGTAGATGACTaattgactaccagtcaaatcaattaatttttatgaaatgtcaaaaatacattttagtataggaaTACGAAAtggtgacgtcacagtttcgttttttcgtttgtatcaaatgagtgcctaataaaatgtatacgtctgtagtaattacaattttgacactatttaccagcaaaattacatagcctgagcatttcatatgaaccttttacgaatacaagttcaatattttttcggtAACCCAGTCAACTAACCAATTGTAGCTTTTGTATAGTTATACACATTACCAAGATAAAGACCGGTATAACCACGACGAAAAGTTGTTAAGTAAGGAAAATGTTAACCCTAAGGACCAGTTTTAAATCGTAGCTTATAGATTTATCAATGTATTTTACCTGTGGAATTAGATGGCGAGTGCGGTCTTATTCGGCTGGAAGATGGTGACTGCCTGTGTGTGCTGAGACCACCGATGGCTGCTGTGGTAGGCGAATGGAGCATACCGTCTTCTGGGAACCCTGAACACAAAACACAGGTCAATTTTATATTGAGcttaaaagtagtttttatatctataaataagatataaaaaGGTATTAAAGAGAACAGTTTCGTTACTTTTAGCTTCTAACATTTCCTGTAAGATAAAGTGACACACTTAgggaaaaataaattcaatcaaaataataaaaaacgacTTTTCACTCtactgcatttttattaaaatgatgaaaGTTATCTTTTAGACAACCACATTTTCATTTCTTATGGAATGTTATTATGACGTGGTCTTCTCTTACCTCCATTATCACTGCTATCAGCAACACTTGCATTGCCCCGCCAGTACGCAGCATTCATATCAACGTGTACAGTTGGCGTTGGAACCTCCCCCCAATTCCCATTGCCCCACCTCTCATTATTCCCCCACCGATTCCCATTCGTCCCATCATCATACCTTTGACCATTCTCAACCCATTTCTGACTACTCTCGTCCCATTTTTGCCCATTCTCTTCCCATTTCTGTCCATTCTGATATTGACTATTGGGATCCCATTTTTGGCCGTTTTCTTCCCATTTTTGTCCATTTTGATCCCACTTTTGTCCATTCTGATCCCACTTTTGTCCATTCTGTTCCCACTTTTGGCCGTTCTCGTCCCATTTCTGTCCATTTTCATCCCACTTTTGGGCGTTTTCTGCCCAGTTGCGTATATTTGAGTTGTCTACCCATGTTTCTCGTTCTTGCCACTGATTGTCTGGCTGTGGCTCGGTCCAGGGGGTCACGACTGGGAGAGTGAGGCGTCCCCCAGGGGTGCTGCTTCGTCTGCGACGGTCTATGAGACTTTCGCGCTCGCGGTTCTTGTGTTCTGGGACGGCATAGGTGGCTTCTGTAAGGGTAAGATAaagtgtatatttaatatttcaagcacatattaaaggaaaatatagaTACTTACTTGTAgaaatgaaagtattttttctaacaGCTTGAAGCAGAAAAGTAAAGCATACTAAAGAAAAGATATTGTTATTGATAGAGTCACGTAGTTAGGATTTTTCTTTAATGTTATTCGTGATAAAGTAGTACTTACCAGAGTTCATTCCATTCAGTCTATCTCTCAGTGTGTCTTGTGTGTGAAGATTAGGCGATCTTAGTTGTTCCGCTGTTGGAGTTTTACTTCTGATCAGTTGATTGTTGTTTGACGCCGCTGTAaagattttatacatttaaacttGTCTTTATTATATGAACCACTGTATATTAATAATAGCACGACAAGACAGATATTTTGCTATATTCTTTTGCGGTAATTTTCATAGTACCTTTTATGGTAACAACTTTAAATGGTGGAGTAGCAACGTGACTTTGACTATTTTTGATAATAACTATTCTTATTAAGGTATTTGTTTAAAcactaaaaacataaaaaaacttacTGGAAGTAGGTTGTACTCGTGTGGCGGAGCGACTGCGCGGGGCTCGTGCGCTGGTGTTGTTGCGGCGCCACACGCGGAGAGTGGTCTCGTGCATCGCCGGACAGTCCTTCAGTACCTgcgaataaatatattaaataggtatttatttattgttaatttttgtaTCAATTAAGATACAAGATTAAGGATGAAGAATTGAGTTTAATGTTGATTATGGTTTTCTTGtagaaatacttaaatatttttcatatttttactgttATAGGGCAGCATATAGATTCAGTTCTTTTACTAGATCATGTTGCTAAGATGTCCAAGATTTATACTAACTTGTACGACATGTTGGTGTGGTGCATGACGGACGTCGTGTTCACCAATTTGTAGCAACAAGTCACCTTCCCGAAGACCAGCGCAGCGGCTACGATCTAACACCTAAAAGAGAATAAAGATACACATAAGAAAAACGTAAAAAGTCCATTTGAGTCactattatgtatatgtatagtcAATATTGTTAGCGGTCAGTAAGGCGGCACAAGTACCTTTTTAACTCTTTGTCCATGGACGCTATCAGCAATGGTGAAGCCAAAGCCCGCGTTCCCGCGGCGTAAAGTTAAAGACAGCTCTCGTCCAGCACCGCCCATTGCGTTGCTGTCAGCTCGTGATGTATGCTCTGAAAACATAAAAGAGGCacaatgtaaaatattacagaaaaaaaatacaatgactCTTAAAATACAGTTGAAAGTAAGGTATATGAGTAGGAATCTCTAAAATCGGTGTAGGCAGACTATTATTGCAGACATAACCTTGTTCGTCTGTTTGATCTCTACCCTAAACCTACTTTTATAGAGCCAGGAGTTTCGTCAACGAATAATTAGGTAGACTAAGTAGTGAAAGAAGACTTATAGCTACTTTTATAGAACCTAGGGTTTCTCTAAGGTGTGATGGAGACTTACCAAAAAAAGATGAATTTGGAAGAGCTTCAGAGAGCACTTTAAACCGTCGATTCTGAGCCTCATCGTCTTATGAGTATAGCTAATGAAAAGTTTGACAGACTTACCACTAGCTAAAGACAGTACATGATCTAGTGAAGGGCATCTTGGCAGCTCCTGATTACTATCATCAATAGTCAGCTCGTCTAGATCAAAGGACCTCGACATCATTCGCCTCTGTCCAGGGCTATGAGGAGGTGGCCCTGCATCTGTCTGATCTCGACCTTTGTTCTCGTGGTTCGGAGAGTCCAGGTTGAATCTGGAAGATAGGAGGTTGCTGTGTGTGTATTTACACCCTTAGGTGGGCTTGAGAACTTTATAATAGTGTTTAATACGAAACGATtcactaccactatcaactaaagacaaccggctagatatgaataaattttgtacgaaaatctaatcagcgggCACCGCAGGAACCATTTTTGCAGTGCATTTAAAATGTCACATTGTGGAAGTATATTtgcgactgccgcgcagagGTGTCGAATTCAAAGCCCAGGTCCAGCCATAAAGTGAACAGATCTTCAACCAGTTCTTTTGCGTACCCtaggttgtttttttattttatgtcaatttAATGACTGGTTGTGTTATTCCTCGGCATAACTTTATTCCTTAAAAATGTTGTGTTGTTTAAACACGTATAGAATTAATGAAATGAATCAACGAAATCTGCGTACTCAGGGACTGTCTATTTTTAACGGCAATGTAAAGCAAGGCTCATGATTAAAAGTTACCTAGTCCGCAAAGCTCTGGTCAACTGCTGCATAGCTACAGCGTCTGAAGTAGCTGGTGTTGTCGCGTCCACTGCCAATGTACTTAGCACGCGAGTGTTGGGGTCTTCTGAGTCGAATGATAGAGGGTATCCTGGAAATATAACATGAAATATTATATCACAATAAACTAATAGTGGCTCTTTTGCAAGCATAAACTGTAGACGGCAAGGCACTacgcttaattaaaaatatttatgtcacGATTACTGTGCGTAgttgtaagtttaaaatattaggtgttaaaaaaactagtaaatatgtaaagatAGGGACAATCCAGTAGAAAGGTATTTAAGCACAGTAATCAGTAGGATTCTTCTCACAGTATTTTTGATAGGATTTTTAAAGAAACCGCAAAATGATTCAATCGAAATATTAATTCAtatgaatttttataataacgaaAAGAATAAAGAATGTGTGTTCATACCTCTTACAAGATGCAGTGTGACATCAGTACCAGGTGTGATAGACTGGAATATTTGGGCAACGTGGGCATGTGACAATCCGCGGACACCGCGGTTGCCCACACCCACTACTACGTCACCTGGCCGAAGGGCACCTgcgaaaaaataaatttatttatttttcaatatcactgaaaacaaaaaatgtttcttgTCCCAGAAAGTCTACTTTCACAAAATGGATTATAAAGGCTTAACTTTAATGAACCTAAGCTAAATATAGAACGTGGTTTCTATGTTACTTCTTTtaacagttaacatattaagtTGTTATCTCTGACAATGACCACCTCTGGTTAGTCAATAGCATAGTTAAGTATAGAAGAAGACTTACCATCGATCCACGCTGGACTATGCGGTACGATGCTTCTGATTTGAAGATATCCCTCCGTCTCTGGTATACCTTCAGCGCCGATTAGTGTGAAACCCAAGCCCTGAAACATTCATAAAtgatcattattataatacctaTACATATGATTACACAGCTACAAAGCGTCGAAAGACTTCTTGCAAGATGAGTCAATGTTATAGTTAAATTTGATTCAAAATATCTGGACAGGGGTGGTATAGCATATGGATGACTGGTGTAAAACAAGACCGAATCAGCATATTAGATTAGATTTCCTTGTTGTAGG
This Anticarsia gemmatalis isolate Benzon Research Colony breed Stoneville strain chromosome 25, ilAntGemm2 primary, whole genome shotgun sequence DNA region includes the following protein-coding sequences:
- the Magi gene encoding membrane associated guanylate kinase, WW and PDZ domain containing protein magi isoform X2; amino-acid sequence: MAQSSVDSDRLSSAGISTHSSGTAGTVGGSVVGVRPGDAGLKREDEDEYNLGPLPPMWEKAFTPSGEVYFIDHNTGTSHWLDPRLARVRKHSLGECGEDELPFGWERVTDERYGSYYVDHINRRTQYENPVLQARRLRENGGNGQSNGPTPTGELRGERFTLTLTKGTQGLGFTLIGAEGIPETEGYLQIRSIVPHSPAWIDGALRPGDVVVGVGNRGVRGLSHAHVAQIFQSITPGTDVTLHLVRGYPLSFDSEDPNTRVLSTLAVDATTPATSDAVAMQQLTRALRTRFNLDSPNHENKGRDQTDAGPPPHSPGQRRMMSRSFDLDELTIDDSNQELPRCPSLDHVLSLASEHTSRADSNAMGGAGRELSLTLRRGNAGFGFTIADSVHGQRVKKVLDRSRCAGLREGDLLLQIGEHDVRHAPHQHVVQVLKDCPAMHETTLRVWRRNNTSARAPRSRSATRVQPTSTASNNNQLIRSKTPTAEQLRSPNLHTQDTLRDRLNGMNSEATYAVPEHKNRERESLIDRRRRSSTPGGRLTLPVVTPWTEPQPDNQWQERETWVDNSNIRNWAENAQKWDENGQKWDENGQKWEQNGQKWDQNGQKWDQNGQKWEENGQKWDPNSQYQNGQKWEENGQKWDESSQKWVENGQRYDDGTNGNRWGNNERWGNGNWGEVPTPTVHVDMNAAYWRGNASVADSSDNGGFPEDGMLHSPTTAAIGGLSTHRQSPSSSRIRPHSPSNSTGRLRSHSPSNNSATDRLLANSPSTRQSQSPSNNSSNSRIKSSPLRLRETSPSRQSPSCLEGESMAQPNTLYVANYPQVSGGGGKDPSADVVVRLARGAAGFGFRIVGGTEDGSRVAVGYVVPGGPADGLLRPGDLLTSVDGIPLAGATHTRAVSYVCQAASRGHVTLGVRHNRADIQPLGLPTMVAPLPHQPLLTAEPSMHHIPPVQYNILHPAPMYPPAAHVPMYGVQYDTATGGWASVPYDVTVTRNEGEGFGFVVISSANKATSTIGQLIPNSPAARCGYLHVGDTIVAINGAPIRNVPHPEVVALIKRSGARVTLTVLPPDARDQRD
- the Magi gene encoding membrane associated guanylate kinase, WW and PDZ domain containing protein magi isoform X3, with amino-acid sequence MYLCSKELWFYSVNEYYSCHNTGTSHWLDPRLARVRKHSLGECGEDELPFGWERVTDERYGSYYVDHINRRTQYENPVLQARRLRENGGNGQSNGPTPTGELRGERFTLTLTKGTQGLGFTLIGAEGIPETEGYLQIRSIVPHSPAWIDGALRPGDVVVGVGNRGVRGLSHAHVAQIFQSITPGTDVTLHLVRGYPLSFDSEDPNTRVLSTLAVDATTPATSDAVAMQQLTRALRTSNLLSSRFNLDSPNHENKGRDQTDAGPPPHSPGQRRMMSRSFDLDELTIDDSNQELPRCPSLDHVLSLASEHTSRADSNAMGGAGRELSLTLRRGNAGFGFTIADSVHGQRVKKVLDRSRCAGLREGDLLLQIGEHDVRHAPHQHVVQVLKDCPAMHETTLRVWRRNNTSARAPRSRSATRVQPTSTASNNNQLIRSKTPTAEQLRSPNLHTQDTLRDRLNGMNSEATYAVPEHKNRERESLIDRRRRSSTPGGRLTLPVVTPWTEPQPDNQWQERETWVDNSNIRNWAENAQKWDENGQKWDENGQKWEQNGQKWDQNGQKWDQNGQKWEENGQKWDPNSQYQNGQKWEENGQKWDESSQKWVENGQRYDDGTNGNRWGNNERWGNGNWGEVPTPTVHVDMNAAYWRGNASVADSSDNGGFPEDGMLHSPTTAAIGGLSTHRQSPSSSRIRPHSPSNSTGRLRSHSPSNNSATDRLLANSPSTRQSQSPSNNSSNSRIKSSPLRLRETSPSRQSPSCLEGESMAQPNTLYVANYPQVSGGGGKDPSADVVVRLARGAAGFGFRIVGGTEDGSRVAVGYVVPGGPADGLLRPGDLLTSVDGIPLAGATHTRAVSYVCQAASRGHVTLGVRHNRADIQPLGLPTMVAPLPHQPLLTAEPSMHHIPPVQYNILHPAPMYPPAAHVPMYGVQYDTATGGWASVPYDVTVTRNEGEGFGFVVISSANKATSTIGQLIPNSPAARCGYLHVGDTIVAINGAPIRNVPHPEVVALIKRSGARVTLTVLPPDARDQRD
- the Magi gene encoding membrane associated guanylate kinase, WW and PDZ domain containing protein magi isoform X1, with protein sequence MAQSSVDSDRLSSAGISTHSSGTAGTVGGSVVGVRPGDAGLKREDEDEYNLGPLPPMWEKAFTPSGEVYFIDHNTGTSHWLDPRLARVRKHSLGECGEDELPFGWERVTDERYGSYYVDHINRRTQYENPVLQARRLRENGGNGQSNGPTPTGELRGERFTLTLTKGTQGLGFTLIGAEGIPETEGYLQIRSIVPHSPAWIDGALRPGDVVVGVGNRGVRGLSHAHVAQIFQSITPGTDVTLHLVRGYPLSFDSEDPNTRVLSTLAVDATTPATSDAVAMQQLTRALRTSNLLSSRFNLDSPNHENKGRDQTDAGPPPHSPGQRRMMSRSFDLDELTIDDSNQELPRCPSLDHVLSLASEHTSRADSNAMGGAGRELSLTLRRGNAGFGFTIADSVHGQRVKKVLDRSRCAGLREGDLLLQIGEHDVRHAPHQHVVQVLKDCPAMHETTLRVWRRNNTSARAPRSRSATRVQPTSTASNNNQLIRSKTPTAEQLRSPNLHTQDTLRDRLNGMNSEATYAVPEHKNRERESLIDRRRRSSTPGGRLTLPVVTPWTEPQPDNQWQERETWVDNSNIRNWAENAQKWDENGQKWDENGQKWEQNGQKWDQNGQKWDQNGQKWEENGQKWDPNSQYQNGQKWEENGQKWDESSQKWVENGQRYDDGTNGNRWGNNERWGNGNWGEVPTPTVHVDMNAAYWRGNASVADSSDNGGFPEDGMLHSPTTAAIGGLSTHRQSPSSSRIRPHSPSNSTGRLRSHSPSNNSATDRLLANSPSTRQSQSPSNNSSNSRIKSSPLRLRETSPSRQSPSCLEGESMAQPNTLYVANYPQVSGGGGKDPSADVVVRLARGAAGFGFRIVGGTEDGSRVAVGYVVPGGPADGLLRPGDLLTSVDGIPLAGATHTRAVSYVCQAASRGHVTLGVRHNRADIQPLGLPTMVAPLPHQPLLTAEPSMHHIPPVQYNILHPAPMYPPAAHVPMYGVQYDTATGGWASVPYDVTVTRNEGEGFGFVVISSANKATSTIGQLIPNSPAARCGYLHVGDTIVAINGAPIRNVPHPEVVALIKRSGARVTLTVLPPDARDQRD